From a region of the Microterricola gilva genome:
- a CDS encoding HSP90 family protein, producing the protein MSDETAAVQRFQVDLSGMVDLLSRHLYSGPQVYVRELLQNGVDAITARRKSDPTAAARITITVSDGLVEVHDTGAGLTVTEARELLATIGRSSKRDPMLGLGRTEYIGQFGIGMLAAFMIASRIEVTSRSTSDGAVPIRWVGHDDGTFEVEEIADADAPDSGTRVRLVARPDMAEWVSLETVSALAREYGSFLPFPVVIEAPDHDPVAVSRPELPWKATYASDAARAAALRAYCEQELGFTPLAHIDLEVPLAGVSGVAFVLPQSVTAGSHAHRVYVKRILLNARTEGLLPEWAFFVRVVADTALSPTASREALHDDEILEATREQLGAQLRAWARRTLTNGSETARTFISTHHLALRSLAVSDAEMLELVAQILPYETTDGLLTLADVSRQGELLYTTTTEAYRRVATVARAQGLIVVNAGYVYDAEIIQKLGQSGWVVRELGSGDLVQVLGELEPSRTAEVAEATVAARLVLASEDCDVIVREFEPRGVPSILLRDREGDFQRGLRSERAQHGGAWGDLLGSLAEPEAVPTRTLVLNDSAPVARQLLDATGEVFDAGLKSLYLSAVMLAGEGLRPSEIDAMNNALSVLLSASLRGTEQ; encoded by the coding sequence ATGAGCGACGAGACGGCCGCTGTCCAGCGCTTCCAGGTCGACCTGTCCGGCATGGTCGATTTGCTGTCTCGGCACCTGTACTCCGGCCCTCAGGTCTACGTGCGGGAGCTGCTGCAGAACGGTGTGGATGCGATCACGGCGCGTCGGAAGTCCGACCCGACGGCGGCTGCACGCATCACGATCACCGTGTCAGACGGGCTGGTTGAGGTGCATGACACCGGTGCCGGGCTGACCGTCACTGAGGCGCGAGAGCTGCTCGCAACGATCGGGCGCTCCTCAAAGCGGGATCCGATGCTCGGCTTGGGTCGGACAGAGTACATCGGTCAGTTCGGGATCGGCATGCTTGCGGCGTTCATGATCGCCTCGCGCATCGAGGTCACGTCGCGTTCGACGAGTGACGGCGCTGTTCCGATCCGGTGGGTCGGTCACGACGACGGCACCTTCGAGGTCGAGGAGATCGCCGATGCGGATGCGCCCGACTCCGGCACGCGGGTCCGGCTCGTCGCTCGGCCGGACATGGCCGAATGGGTGTCGCTGGAGACCGTCTCCGCTCTCGCGCGGGAGTACGGTTCGTTCCTGCCGTTCCCCGTGGTGATCGAGGCGCCCGACCATGATCCGGTGGCGGTGTCACGGCCGGAGCTGCCGTGGAAGGCGACATACGCCTCGGATGCCGCCAGGGCCGCCGCGCTGCGTGCCTACTGTGAGCAAGAACTGGGGTTCACTCCGCTTGCACACATCGATCTGGAGGTTCCGCTCGCCGGGGTATCCGGCGTGGCCTTCGTCCTCCCGCAGTCGGTCACGGCCGGCTCCCATGCCCACCGGGTCTACGTCAAGCGGATCCTGCTCAACGCCAGGACCGAGGGCCTGCTGCCCGAGTGGGCGTTCTTCGTCCGCGTGGTGGCCGACACCGCGCTCAGCCCGACCGCCTCGCGTGAAGCCCTCCACGACGACGAGATCCTCGAGGCCACGCGCGAGCAGCTTGGCGCACAGTTGCGAGCCTGGGCCCGCCGCACCCTCACGAACGGCTCAGAGACGGCTCGGACGTTCATCTCGACTCACCACCTCGCACTGCGTTCGCTCGCGGTCAGCGATGCCGAGATGCTGGAACTGGTCGCACAGATCCTGCCCTACGAGACGACCGATGGTCTGCTGACCCTCGCCGACGTCTCCCGTCAGGGTGAGCTGCTCTACACGACCACCACCGAGGCGTACCGCCGTGTGGCGACCGTAGCCAGAGCGCAGGGTCTCATCGTGGTCAACGCCGGTTATGTCTACGACGCGGAGATCATCCAGAAGCTCGGGCAGAGTGGCTGGGTGGTGCGCGAGCTCGGCTCCGGCGACCTGGTCCAGGTGCTGGGGGAGCTCGAGCCGTCCCGCACCGCCGAGGTCGCGGAGGCCACTGTTGCCGCTCGCCTCGTCCTCGCCAGCGAAGACTGCGACGTGATCGTCCGGGAGTTCGAGCCGCGCGGGGTGCCGTCGATCCTGCTGCGCGACCGGGAGGGCGATTTCCAGCGCGGTCTGCGCTCCGAGCGCGCGCAACACGGCGGCGCGTGGGGTGACCTGCTCGGATCGCTCGCGGAGCCCGAAGCCGTGCCGACGCGCACACTGGTCTTGAACGACTCCGCCCCGGTCGCGCGTCAACTGCTCGATGCCACGGGCGAGGTGTTCGACGCCGGTCTGAAGAGTTTGTATCTGTCCGCAGTGATGCTCGCCGGGGAGGGGCTCCGGCCCAGCGAGATCGACGCGATGAACAACGCACTCAGCGTCCTGCTGAGTGCCAGCCTGAGGGGGACCGAACAGTGA
- a CDS encoding response regulator, which translates to MTIRVLIADDQELVRTGLSMILGAQPDIEVVGQAADGNEAVALARSLRPDVCLFDIRMPGLDGIEATTAIAGPGVENPMAVVIITTFDLDEYVYAALRAGARGFLLKDAGSALLGQAVRAAADGDALIAPNVTVRLLEAFAGAAPAKAAPPAQPIEPLTHREEEVLAKVAIGLSNSEIASELFITLSTVKTHLASLMAKLGARNRVEIAIWAHQTGRIPNPL; encoded by the coding sequence ATGACCATCCGCGTGCTCATCGCCGACGACCAGGAGCTCGTGCGCACCGGACTCAGCATGATCCTCGGCGCGCAGCCCGACATCGAGGTGGTCGGGCAGGCCGCGGACGGCAACGAGGCTGTGGCACTCGCCCGCAGCCTGCGCCCCGATGTGTGCCTCTTCGACATTCGGATGCCGGGCCTCGACGGCATCGAGGCCACCACGGCCATCGCCGGTCCCGGCGTTGAGAACCCGATGGCGGTCGTGATCATCACCACCTTCGACCTCGACGAGTACGTGTACGCGGCGCTCCGGGCCGGCGCCCGCGGATTCCTGCTCAAGGATGCCGGCTCGGCACTGCTCGGTCAGGCAGTGCGCGCGGCCGCCGACGGCGATGCCCTGATCGCCCCGAATGTGACCGTGCGGCTGCTGGAGGCATTCGCCGGGGCGGCGCCGGCGAAAGCCGCGCCACCGGCACAGCCGATCGAACCGCTCACCCACCGCGAAGAAGAGGTGCTCGCCAAGGTGGCGATCGGGCTCAGCAACAGCGAGATCGCGAGTGAGTTGTTCATCACACTCAGCACGGTGAAGACCCACCTCGCCAGCCTGATGGCGAAACTCGGCGCGCGGAATCGGGTCGAGATCGCCATCTGGGCGCATCAGACCGGGCGCATCCCGAACCCCCTCTGA
- a CDS encoding sensor histidine kinase — MIGLLRSAWNLPSAVPLPPRRVWRDWALVAIVAACAITEVLIRAAELPRPLLSVVILLAVTPAFLWRRTKPLLMLVIVFVAMAPIEVFLPDSILYTGVVAIVLPYALFRWASGRELVIGSCVILGSLGLSFIRGGGLDDLIGGFALLLSVAILGMAFRYRASSRQRQLERIKVLEREGLARDLHDTVAHHVSAIAIRAQAGLAMAAHDPDAATAALEVIEAEAAKTLGEMRSMVRVLRQGESADLAPSPRLADLEQLAGTRPGSATVAVRVGGDAESVPPTVAAAVYRLVQESVTNALRHARKVTRIDVTVQADAGGVQIAVANDGEVALSATPGYGITGMIERAALLGGTCQAGPAPGGGWRVIAVLPRVGWTS, encoded by the coding sequence GTGATCGGACTCCTGCGCTCCGCGTGGAACCTGCCGAGTGCCGTCCCCCTGCCGCCGCGCCGGGTGTGGCGGGACTGGGCCCTCGTGGCGATCGTCGCCGCCTGCGCGATCACAGAGGTGTTGATCCGGGCCGCCGAGCTGCCGCGGCCGCTGCTCTCCGTTGTCATCCTGCTCGCCGTCACCCCGGCCTTCCTCTGGCGCCGCACCAAGCCCCTCCTCATGCTCGTCATCGTGTTCGTCGCGATGGCGCCCATCGAGGTGTTCCTTCCCGATTCGATCCTGTACACGGGCGTGGTCGCCATCGTGCTGCCCTACGCGCTCTTCCGCTGGGCATCGGGGCGCGAGCTGGTGATCGGGTCGTGCGTCATCCTCGGCAGCCTCGGGTTGAGCTTCATCCGCGGAGGCGGCCTCGACGACCTCATCGGCGGATTCGCGCTGCTGCTCTCGGTGGCGATCCTCGGCATGGCCTTCCGCTACCGGGCGAGCTCCCGGCAGCGCCAGCTCGAGCGCATCAAGGTGCTGGAGCGCGAGGGCCTGGCGCGCGACCTGCACGACACCGTCGCCCACCACGTCTCGGCCATTGCGATCCGCGCGCAGGCCGGGCTCGCCATGGCTGCACACGATCCGGATGCCGCGACGGCCGCGCTCGAGGTGATCGAGGCCGAGGCGGCGAAGACCCTGGGCGAGATGCGCTCGATGGTGCGTGTGCTGCGCCAGGGGGAGTCGGCCGATCTCGCGCCCAGCCCGCGGCTGGCCGATCTCGAGCAGCTCGCGGGTACCAGGCCGGGCAGCGCAACCGTCGCCGTGCGGGTCGGCGGCGACGCCGAGAGCGTCCCGCCGACGGTGGCCGCCGCCGTCTACCGCCTCGTCCAGGAGTCTGTGACCAACGCACTCCGCCACGCGCGCAAGGTCACCCGCATCGACGTGACCGTGCAGGCGGATGCCGGAGGGGTGCAGATCGCGGTGGCCAATGACGGTGAGGTCGCGCTGTCAGCGACGCCGGGCTATGGCATCACCGGCATGATCGAGCGCGCTGCTCTGCTCGGCGGCACCTGCCAGGCCGGTCCAGCGCCGGGCGGCGGGTGGAGGGTCATCGCGGTGCTTCCTCGTGTTGGATGGACCTCATGA
- a CDS encoding DUF2306 domain-containing protein has translation MTSVTAITRSSTDRPPRRPGGWLVPTGLILLSLIPVLGGAFRLSELGGGAAITADNARFFAAPVPIVAHIVGATVYCLLGAFQFVPALRGRRAWHRIAGLILIPAGLIAALSGLWMAVFVTPAPGAGGTLLLALRLAFGSALAACIILGVVAIRRRDFGSHGAWMTRAYALGVAAGTQAIVFAIWIIGGGATDELTGAVLMGTAWVINAAVAELVIRRRSRGAGVARSPSHPAVP, from the coding sequence ATGACCTCTGTCACCGCCATCACCCGCAGCAGCACCGACCGACCGCCGCGCCGACCCGGCGGATGGCTCGTGCCCACCGGACTGATCCTCCTCAGCCTCATCCCCGTGCTCGGCGGTGCCTTCCGCCTCAGCGAGCTGGGCGGCGGCGCGGCCATCACCGCGGACAACGCGCGGTTCTTCGCCGCGCCTGTCCCGATCGTCGCGCACATCGTCGGCGCAACCGTGTACTGCCTGCTCGGCGCATTCCAGTTCGTGCCCGCGCTGCGGGGGAGGCGTGCGTGGCATCGCATCGCCGGACTCATCCTGATCCCCGCCGGGCTGATCGCCGCACTCTCCGGGCTGTGGATGGCCGTCTTCGTGACCCCCGCACCGGGTGCAGGCGGCACGCTCCTCCTCGCCCTGCGACTGGCCTTCGGCTCCGCCCTGGCAGCGTGCATCATTCTCGGTGTCGTCGCGATCCGCAGGCGCGACTTCGGCAGCCACGGCGCGTGGATGACCCGCGCCTACGCGCTCGGCGTCGCCGCCGGAACCCAGGCGATCGTGTTCGCCATCTGGATCATCGGCGGTGGCGCAACCGACGAGCTGACCGGTGCCGTGCTGATGGGAACGGCGTGGGTGATCAACGCCGCGGTGGCCGAGCTCGTCATCCGCCGGCGCTCCCGGGGTGCGGGCGTGGCGCGCTCGCCCAGCCACCCCGCCGTGCCGTGA
- a CDS encoding NAD(P)-dependent alcohol dehydrogenase: MTTTTGIRLAMTAAVYRHFGAPDVVRLEQLPIPAPGPGDVLIRVHASTVSVADHRARSRDIPAGLGPLAAVGLGVFRPSRRILGMDAAGVVEAVGAGVTRFAPGDRVIAMTGGAFGGHAEYVRVPEDGAIARAPEKMSFEEAVTLVFGGVTAHGFFRNVTIGSGTTVLVNGASGAVGTAAVQLAKELGADVTAVTSGANAELVTSLGADRVIDYTKQDFAASGPSFDVIVECVGNAPFDRVSAAINPGGALLLIIADLRGMLRSRGQSRRSGKLVTFDVGKPAAEDLAYLVSLADAGRFRAVIDRSYDLSDIVEAHRYVDTGRKRGNVVLRVAAVRDEQ; this comes from the coding sequence ATGACAACCACAACCGGCATCCGCCTCGCCATGACCGCGGCCGTGTATCGCCATTTCGGCGCACCGGACGTCGTCCGTCTCGAACAGCTCCCGATCCCCGCGCCTGGCCCAGGCGACGTGCTCATCAGGGTGCACGCCAGCACCGTCAGCGTCGCCGACCACCGGGCCCGCAGCCGCGACATCCCGGCCGGCCTCGGGCCGCTCGCCGCCGTCGGGCTCGGCGTGTTCCGGCCGAGCCGGCGCATCCTCGGCATGGACGCCGCTGGCGTCGTCGAGGCCGTCGGCGCCGGTGTCACCCGCTTCGCCCCTGGCGACCGGGTGATCGCCATGACCGGCGGGGCATTCGGCGGACACGCCGAGTACGTCCGCGTGCCCGAGGACGGCGCGATCGCCCGTGCCCCAGAGAAGATGAGCTTCGAGGAGGCGGTCACACTGGTGTTCGGCGGCGTCACCGCCCACGGATTCTTCCGGAACGTCACCATCGGCTCGGGCACCACGGTGCTCGTCAACGGTGCGTCCGGCGCCGTCGGCACCGCCGCCGTCCAGCTCGCGAAGGAGCTCGGCGCCGATGTCACCGCCGTGACGAGCGGGGCCAACGCCGAACTGGTCACCTCACTCGGGGCCGACCGCGTGATCGACTACACGAAGCAGGACTTCGCGGCATCCGGCCCCTCATTCGACGTGATCGTCGAGTGCGTCGGCAACGCGCCGTTCGACAGGGTCAGTGCTGCCATCAACCCGGGCGGGGCCCTCCTCCTGATCATCGCGGACCTCAGGGGGATGCTCCGAAGCCGGGGGCAGAGCCGCCGCTCGGGAAAGCTCGTGACCTTCGACGTTGGAAAGCCCGCCGCCGAGGATCTCGCGTATCTCGTCAGCCTCGCGGACGCGGGGCGCTTCCGGGCCGTCATCGACCGCAGCTATGACCTCAGCGACATCGTCGAGGCGCATCGTTACGTCGACACCGGACGCAAGCGAGGCAACGTCGTGTTGCGCGTCGCCGCAGTGCGGGACGAGCAGTAG
- a CDS encoding zinc-binding dehydrogenase, with translation MHDLGDSPDAVCEESGRFRAVIDRSYDLSDIVEAHRYVDTGRKRGNVVLRVAAAGPAA, from the coding sequence GTGCATGACCTAGGAGACTCACCCGACGCGGTCTGCGAGGAGTCGGGACGCTTCCGGGCCGTCATCGACCGCAGCTATGACCTCAGCGACATCGTCGAGGCGCACCGCTACGTCGACACCGGACGCAAGCGAGGCAACGTCGTGTTGCGCGTCGCCGCAGCGGGCCCAGCCGCGTGA
- a CDS encoding glutathione peroxidase encodes MGIRDIPFMTMDGKEISLAAFEGKALLIVNVASRCGLAPQYATLEKLQEQYGERGLQVLGFPSNQFLQELGSNDAIIELCSAKYGITFPIFDRVRVNGRHEHPLYTELKKTADADGKAGKVQWNFEKFLVTPSGTVQRFRPRTVPDAPAVLAAIEASLPA; translated from the coding sequence ATGGGTATTCGCGACATCCCGTTCATGACCATGGATGGCAAGGAAATCTCGCTCGCCGCATTCGAGGGCAAGGCGTTGTTGATCGTCAACGTCGCATCCCGGTGCGGCCTCGCCCCGCAGTACGCGACGCTCGAGAAGCTCCAGGAGCAGTACGGCGAACGCGGTCTTCAAGTGCTCGGGTTCCCGAGTAACCAGTTCCTGCAGGAACTGGGTTCCAACGACGCCATCATCGAACTCTGCTCCGCGAAGTACGGCATCACGTTCCCGATCTTCGATCGTGTGCGGGTGAACGGGCGTCACGAACACCCTCTGTACACCGAGCTGAAGAAGACCGCGGATGCGGACGGCAAAGCGGGCAAGGTGCAGTGGAACTTCGAGAAGTTCCTGGTGACTCCTTCCGGCACTGTCCAGCGTTTCCGCCCGCGCACCGTGCCAGACGCCCCGGCCGTCCTGGCCGCGATCGAGGCGAGCCTGCCCGCCTGA
- a CDS encoding threonine/serine ThrE exporter family protein, giving the protein MPDEVVDPAVLRRFMLGLAEGMNAAEESVDRIRDTMVAVAQSYGRSDTEFVVLPTVIIVQTRAVEEGRVEIRSTGASFRFDQIAALYTLVEEARRGEVDPLDGIHRLNDIGSMKPRHAWAVRTFGHALLAAGLSLLLAPTWQGLLVAFVLGAFIGVAKLVRSPTLQIVFPVFVAFACALAVFLIAPYVAIGDPIRLLVAPLVTFLPGGVLTTATVELAAGQMIAGASRLVFGLVQLSLLAFGILAAGTVVGVDSSSYVPEAATGAFPWWAAIGGVLLFAIGNYLHFSAPASTFGWVLLVLVVAYIGQALGTAFVGSTVSGFVGALAMTPVVLWIASLRGGAPSQLTFLPAFWLLVPGAAGLVGLTEAVGTTKGFEDFVTALTSVMSIALGVLIGTALYRTVHRGAEELAEFHIDVPAALTEEKAPPFWAKLIPGTPRSFWRRPHREPAVRPAAGAPALTEASASQSAPSRD; this is encoded by the coding sequence ATGCCCGATGAGGTAGTCGACCCGGCGGTGCTCCGCAGATTCATGCTGGGGCTGGCCGAGGGAATGAACGCCGCCGAGGAGTCCGTCGACCGCATCCGCGACACCATGGTCGCGGTCGCCCAGAGCTATGGTCGCAGTGACACCGAGTTCGTGGTGTTGCCCACCGTCATCATCGTGCAGACACGGGCCGTTGAGGAGGGGCGCGTCGAGATCCGTTCGACGGGCGCGTCGTTCCGCTTCGATCAGATCGCGGCGCTCTACACGCTCGTCGAAGAAGCCCGGCGGGGCGAGGTCGACCCCCTCGACGGCATCCACAGGCTGAACGACATCGGCTCGATGAAGCCGCGACACGCCTGGGCCGTACGCACCTTCGGTCACGCGTTGCTCGCGGCCGGGCTCTCACTTCTCCTCGCGCCGACCTGGCAGGGTTTGCTGGTGGCGTTCGTGCTTGGTGCCTTCATCGGCGTCGCAAAGCTCGTGCGCTCGCCAACGCTGCAGATCGTGTTCCCCGTGTTCGTAGCGTTCGCGTGCGCGCTAGCCGTGTTCCTCATCGCACCGTACGTCGCCATCGGCGACCCGATCCGGTTGCTCGTCGCCCCACTCGTCACGTTCCTTCCCGGAGGGGTCTTGACGACCGCGACGGTGGAGCTTGCCGCCGGGCAGATGATTGCCGGGGCATCGCGGCTCGTCTTCGGTCTCGTCCAGCTCTCCCTCCTCGCGTTCGGCATCCTCGCCGCTGGCACCGTCGTCGGTGTTGACAGCTCGAGTTATGTGCCGGAGGCGGCGACCGGAGCATTCCCGTGGTGGGCGGCGATCGGCGGTGTGCTGCTGTTCGCGATCGGCAACTACCTGCACTTCTCCGCGCCCGCCTCAACTTTCGGCTGGGTGTTGCTCGTGCTGGTCGTCGCGTACATCGGTCAGGCGCTCGGCACGGCATTCGTCGGATCGACCGTGAGCGGGTTCGTCGGCGCGCTCGCCATGACACCGGTCGTGCTGTGGATCGCGAGCCTCCGCGGCGGCGCACCGTCGCAGTTGACGTTCCTCCCCGCATTCTGGCTGCTGGTTCCTGGCGCAGCCGGCTTGGTGGGGCTCACCGAGGCCGTTGGGACAACGAAGGGGTTCGAAGACTTCGTCACCGCGCTCACCTCGGTGATGTCCATCGCCCTCGGCGTGCTCATCGGCACGGCGCTGTACCGCACGGTGCACCGTGGCGCGGAGGAGCTCGCCGAGTTCCACATCGATGTGCCCGCCGCGCTCACCGAGGAGAAGGCGCCACCGTTCTGGGCGAAGTTGATCCCCGGCACTCCCCGATCGTTCTGGCGACGACCGCATCGCGAGCCGGCGGTACGGCCCGCTGCTGGGGCCCCGGCGCTGACCGAAGCCAGCGCCAGCCAGAGTGCGCCAAGCCGAGACTGA
- a CDS encoding GNAT family N-acetyltransferase, with protein MARISPVTLRGKFVTLEPLSEEHHDGLVEAASDGELWNLWYTSVPRPEDMLTEIQRRLARQEDGSMVPFTTRLNDSVSGGPGTIIGMTSYCDINAELPRVEIGYTWNAASAQGTGTNPDSKRLLLGHAFETLDCVAVEFSTHWMNMQSREAIARLGAKQDGVLRATSRMPDGSLRDTVVFSIIASEWPQVRSGLDLRLAKKR; from the coding sequence ATGGCTCGGATCTCCCCAGTAACTCTCCGTGGAAAGTTTGTCACCCTCGAACCTCTGAGCGAGGAGCACCACGACGGGCTGGTCGAGGCGGCATCCGATGGCGAGTTGTGGAACCTCTGGTACACCTCGGTGCCGCGCCCAGAGGACATGCTCACCGAGATCCAGCGGCGACTGGCCAGGCAGGAAGACGGCTCGATGGTTCCGTTCACGACGCGTCTGAACGACTCCGTTTCAGGCGGCCCCGGCACGATCATCGGCATGACCTCGTACTGCGACATCAACGCCGAACTGCCACGCGTGGAGATCGGCTACACCTGGAACGCAGCGAGCGCGCAGGGAACGGGAACGAATCCTGACAGCAAGCGACTGCTGCTCGGACACGCGTTCGAAACTCTTGACTGCGTCGCTGTCGAGTTCAGCACGCACTGGATGAACATGCAGTCCCGCGAGGCGATTGCGCGGTTGGGGGCGAAACAGGACGGGGTGCTGCGTGCGACGAGTCGCATGCCAGACGGTTCGCTCCGCGACACCGTCGTCTTCTCAATCATCGCCTCGGAGTGGCCGCAGGTTCGGAGCGGGCTCGACCTGCGACTCGCGAAGAAGCGCTGA
- a CDS encoding MFS transporter yields the protein MSTPVRSPNRWLALVVLSLTQLVVVLDGTIVNIALPQAQIELGLSDSERQWVVTAYALAFGALLLLGGRIADYWGRKRTFLVGMVGFGAASVFGGLAQNGTELIAARGLQGLFAAMLAPAALALLTMTFTHGKDRNTAFAVFGTIAGAGAAIGLLLGGALTEFADWRWCLLVNMFFVILGLIGGLLFLSESKADGDNRYDVWGAITVILGLGSLVYGFSLAEGGWGSADTIGFLFGGIVLLAAFVWIESRVAQPLLPLNIVANRVRGGAFLIQAVSGSVMIGATLYLTFHLQIVLGMAPFASGLASLPLTVAIMLVAPIATKLLPLSGPRPMMVGGPLLVAVGLAYLSRITADGDYFVQVLPALVLMGFGMGFVFVPLQNLALSGVAPHDAGAASATANSAMQIGGSIGLSIFTAIYAATAGTTNGLTGTPLLEAFTSGYSATFLAAAVGMVLASVIAAVFIRGTKTELLPQGDAAAMVHVG from the coding sequence ATGTCTACCCCTGTTCGCTCACCCAACCGCTGGTTGGCACTCGTCGTGCTCTCGCTCACGCAGCTCGTCGTCGTTCTTGACGGAACGATCGTGAACATCGCCCTGCCGCAAGCGCAGATCGAGCTCGGTCTCTCCGATAGCGAGCGGCAGTGGGTCGTCACCGCCTATGCCCTGGCGTTCGGCGCACTGTTGCTGCTCGGCGGCAGAATCGCCGACTACTGGGGACGGAAGCGCACCTTCCTCGTCGGCATGGTCGGGTTCGGCGCGGCATCCGTCTTCGGCGGCCTGGCTCAGAACGGGACGGAACTCATCGCCGCGCGCGGTCTGCAGGGCCTGTTCGCCGCGATGCTCGCACCCGCTGCCCTCGCGCTCCTCACGATGACGTTCACACACGGCAAGGACCGCAACACCGCATTCGCCGTCTTCGGCACGATCGCCGGGGCTGGCGCGGCCATCGGTCTCCTCCTCGGCGGCGCACTCACCGAGTTCGCCGACTGGCGGTGGTGCCTGCTCGTGAACATGTTCTTCGTGATCCTCGGCCTCATCGGTGGCCTCCTCTTCCTGAGCGAGAGCAAGGCCGACGGCGACAACCGCTACGACGTCTGGGGCGCCATCACGGTGATCCTCGGCCTCGGTTCGCTGGTGTACGGCTTCAGCCTCGCCGAAGGCGGATGGGGCTCAGCCGACACCATCGGATTCCTCTTCGGCGGCATCGTGCTCCTCGCAGCGTTCGTGTGGATCGAATCGCGGGTCGCCCAGCCGCTGCTGCCGCTGAACATCGTGGCGAACAGAGTGCGCGGAGGGGCATTCCTGATTCAGGCCGTCTCCGGCAGCGTGATGATCGGGGCGACTCTGTACCTCACGTTCCACCTGCAGATCGTGCTGGGCATGGCGCCGTTCGCTTCAGGACTGGCCAGCCTGCCCCTCACCGTCGCCATCATGCTCGTCGCGCCCATCGCCACGAAATTGCTTCCGCTCAGTGGTCCACGCCCGATGATGGTCGGTGGCCCGCTGCTGGTCGCGGTCGGGCTCGCCTACCTCAGCCGGATCACCGCCGACGGGGACTACTTCGTGCAGGTGCTTCCCGCACTCGTGCTGATGGGTTTCGGCATGGGCTTCGTCTTCGTGCCGCTGCAGAACCTCGCGCTCAGCGGTGTCGCCCCGCACGATGCCGGCGCGGCATCCGCCACCGCGAACTCCGCCATGCAGATCGGTGGCTCGATCGGCCTCTCGATCTTCACGGCGATCTACGCGGCCACGGCGGGGACGACGAACGGGTTGACCGGCACGCCGCTGCTCGAGGCCTTCACGAGCGGCTACTCCGCGACATTCCTCGCCGCCGCGGTCGGAATGGTCCTGGCCTCGGTCATCGCCGCCGTGTTCATTCGAGGAACGAAGACGGAGTTGCTCCCGCAGGGTGACGCCGCCGCGATGGTGCACGTGGGCTAA
- a CDS encoding HTH domain-containing protein, with protein sequence MAPRILNTADELRRIIGDGHISNKALQTITGISDDALAMYLRVTPSGDPGLSTSPAVLSGDESARLSSLVAQLTGGFQIDDDVRLRAIIETLTAQCGLTLQNVALLTRVRVEHLENFLRDPTSVPVERKYELAVRTSYLIHAVANALRPSTLMP encoded by the coding sequence ATGGCGCCGCGCATATTGAACACAGCGGATGAGTTGAGACGCATCATCGGAGACGGGCACATCTCGAACAAGGCCCTACAGACGATCACGGGAATCTCCGACGATGCGCTCGCGATGTACCTGAGAGTGACTCCGAGCGGAGACCCTGGGCTTTCCACGTCGCCTGCGGTGCTCTCGGGTGACGAGAGTGCACGCCTCTCCAGCCTCGTGGCGCAGCTGACAGGAGGGTTTCAGATTGACGATGACGTGCGCCTCAGAGCGATCATCGAGACGCTGACGGCCCAGTGCGGGTTGACCCTCCAGAACGTCGCCCTGTTGACGCGGGTCCGGGTCGAGCACCTTGAGAACTTCTTGCGCGACCCCACGAGCGTTCCGGTGGAGAGGAAATACGAGCTGGCGGTGAGGACCTCTTACCTCATCCACGCGGTCGCTAACGCCTTGCGGCCCTCAACGCTGATGCCATGA